The following coding sequences lie in one Arachis ipaensis cultivar K30076 chromosome B03, Araip1.1, whole genome shotgun sequence genomic window:
- the LOC107632732 gene encoding uncharacterized protein LOC107632732, translating to MQRVGNKIVHRFDRRNEVFEVREMSSGRVLVVNLARRKCDCGHFQVERLPCRHVIACCANQRLDWQVYVSNVYKISQICKIYKIEFVPVGDTATWTDYQGPTMIANPALRRTLKGHPKSTRYLNEMDSRKMRGPQVCRLCGRQGHSHSRCPQRAGPSGVGGSGGS from the coding sequence ATGCAGCGTGTAGGAAACAAAATCGTGCACCGATTTGATCGAAGAAACGAGGTATTTGAGGTGCGTGAAATGTCAAGTGGACGAGTGTTAGTAGTTAATCTTGCACGACGAAAATGCGACTGTGGGCATTTTCAGGTGGAGCGACTTCCATGTCGCCATGTGATTGCGTGTTGTGCTAACCAGCGCCTCGATTGGCAGGTGTATGTCAGTAATGTGTACAAGATATCGCAAATTTGCAAGATCTATAAAATTGAGTTTGTCCCCGTGGGCGACACGGCGACGTGGACTGATTACCAGGGACCAACGATGATCGCAAATCCTGCCCTGAGACGAACATTAAAAGGTCATCCCAAATCAACTCGTTATTTGAATGAAATGGATTCACGGAAAATGCGTGGGCCACAGGTATGCCGTCTTTGCGGGAGGCAGGGTCATAGTCATAGTAGATGTCCTCAACGTGCTGGACCGAGTGGGGTTGGTGGTAGTGGTGGTTCATAA